A DNA window from Deltaproteobacteria bacterium contains the following coding sequences:
- a CDS encoding TIGR04255 family protein produces the protein MKFEIYPNSPLVEVIFEIRFPGEPAVECKRDLFFDLVRGEFSNILVPPTKKDGFAALEPYRFENKDRNAGIMLSLNRFSYYCRRYPGFTVFKKEVLKLIKEFRKAYPKINLLNRTGFRYVNIVPFTREEGVVPLDRFFNLKLHMPSTVPEKYSNISVGFISKTEKGSITTRLETLKAANQTGEAILLDLDYAKEEGLLIKNIEKYLDESHNYARQLFEDLITDRYRMFLRGETI, from the coding sequence GTGAAATTTGAAATATATCCCAACTCGCCTCTTGTAGAAGTTATTTTTGAAATAAGATTTCCCGGAGAGCCGGCGGTTGAGTGTAAAAGAGATTTATTTTTTGATTTGGTTCGCGGCGAATTTTCAAATATATTAGTTCCTCCAACAAAAAAAGACGGGTTTGCCGCCCTTGAGCCATATCGTTTTGAGAACAAAGATCGTAATGCCGGAATAATGTTGTCTCTTAACAGGTTCTCATATTATTGTCGCAGATATCCCGGCTTTACTGTTTTTAAAAAAGAAGTCTTAAAACTCATTAAAGAATTCAGAAAGGCTTATCCAAAAATAAATTTGCTCAACAGAACAGGTTTTAGATATGTAAACATTGTCCCATTTACACGGGAAGAAGGCGTAGTCCCGTTAGACAGGTTCTTCAATCTCAAGCTTCACATGCCAAGCACCGTGCCGGAAAAATATTCTAATATCAGTGTGGGATTTATATCCAAAACAGAAAAAGGCTCAATTACAACAAGACTTGAAACTCTGAAGGCTGCAAACCAAACCGGCGAAGCCATTTTGCTCGACCTTGATTATGCTAAAGAAGAAGGCCTTTTAATAAAAAATATAGAAAAATATTTGGATGAAAGCCACAACTATGCAAGACAGTTATTTGAAGATTTAATTACCGATAGGTATAGAATGTTTTTAAGAGGAGAAACCATATAA
- a CDS encoding UPF0175 family protein — protein MPDELMSAIEMVEKEEKVEESTAIRKLLMIGYETYVANMYRFGKLSLAEASRLIGLTQIETLELLLEKGVKGNLDTGDVIYSLERFVKKRSRQ, from the coding sequence ATGCCTGATGAATTGATGAGCGCAATTGAGATGGTGGAGAAAGAAGAGAAGGTTGAGGAGTCCACCGCTATCAGGAAGTTGTTAATGATAGGGTATGAAACCTATGTGGCTAATATGTACAGGTTCGGGAAGCTTTCCCTCGCTGAGGCGTCAAGGCTTATTGGCCTTACTCAGATAGAAACACTGGAACTTCTTCTTGAAAAAGGGGTGAAAGGAAACCTCGATACAGGGGATGTAATCTATTCTTTGGAAAGGTTTGTGAAGAAGAGAAGCAGGCAATAA